ATCTGCAATCCAACCGTTTACCCACTGCTGCAAATTATCGCCACGCAACATGTAGTCCCGAAGAACGACTTCGCGCAAGTCATCACCCATGCGGTAGCTGGCATCGGGATCGGACAAATGCATTCGGATAGCCTGCAGCCATTCATCCGTAGTGTTTGTGATGATCCGCGTGCACGGCATATATCCCTGATAGGCTTGGGTGTTAGTGCAAATCACCGGAAAACCGCACGCGCCGTACTCCAACAGCCGCAAGTTGCTCTTACAATCGTTGAAGATATGGAACTCCAACGGAGCCAGCGCAAGGTCCAAGTTCAAACTTGCCAACTTCGCCGGGTACTGATCCATACCCACAATCGGATGAAACTCGTGAAGATAAGGCCGTAGTTCTTTCGGGCACATACCAAAAAACACCCATTCGACCTCGTCCGCCAACTCCCGGATAACCTCAGCAATGATCTCCAAATCACCCGTGTGACTGGTGCCACCGCCCCAACCAATCCGTGGTTTTTTTGACGTCCGGCGATTGCCGCGCAAATTACTCCACAACCGGGGGGCCAACATGTTGGGCACCACTCGAATGTCCGAGTGCATGCTAGACAGTACGTCGCCCAATGCCGCTGTGGAAACAACCACCCGATCGCAATTGACAATACCGCGACGCAGCACCTCGGTCATGTCCGCTGCGGAAGGGGCGTTTCGCATGTGTCCATTTTTCGCCGGGACCTCAATGACGTTGTCATCGAGTTCATAAATACGCCGGGTATTGAAATGCGTCTTCATCGACGCAATTTGCAAAATCCCGCCGTGAAAATACCGCCCTTGAAAGACCGCCACGTCAGGTGATCGACGTTCGATCTCGACCAGCGTAGGCCACTCATAAGATATCTGCCCAACGACCCTGCCTGTCGCCTCCAACCCAAGAAAAGGCTCGCTCATGCGGTAATGCCCAACCGCCGAGGAGTTGATCGGCAAAATCAATAGTTCTGGCAAGCTCGATGAGGTAAATGGACTCCAGCCGGTTCTCAAGCCGGGTTCCAGTCGATAACTGCTACCGTTCATTGAAAAGTTCGGGTTGTAGGCGGGGTCATAGGCGACCAGCGCTAATCGACGATCAAGAAAGGTGGCTTGCTCCAACTCCCGACGATCAAACTGAGCCTGGGTCGGATTCGCGCCACGGCGGCTACCGAGAGCCAATTGCACTTCAGGGGTCCACACCACCAAGTAACCGGCCTCACGCACCCGCAAGCATAAATCGATTTCGTCGAAAATTTGGCTGTATTCGGTGTCGTCCAGTCCGCCAATGCTTTCGAACACGTCCCGGCGCACCATCAGACAATCAGAACCCACCGCACTCAGGTTTTGCGGTATTTGCAGACGGTGCATATAGCCGTTTGCATTCATGTTTTCGCCGTAAAACTGATAACCCGCCGTACCGTCCAGGCCAAGAATAATGCCCGCCTGTAAAACCAGCCCTTGGGGGTTGAACACTTTAGGGCCGACGATTCCGACCTCGGGACGTTGGGCGTGACTGAGCAGACCGTCTAACCATTCAGGCTGAGTGATGACCGTGTAGGTATTGAGGATCAGCAGGTACTCACCCCGAGCATGCACGGCACCGAAATTACGCAACGTAGGAACACAGGCGGCCTCGGGATGATCAAGGATGCGCAACGTGCCCGAGGACATTTTCGCCATGCCACTCAGCCACTCACGGGCCTCAGTGCTAACGCTACCGTTGTCGACAATCAATACTTCGAAATGGGTATAGGCGGTTTTTTCCAGAAGCGTTTCGATGCAACGCTGCAGCGCAAAAAGCTGATCCTTGTGCAGGATAATGATCGACACCAAAGGTCGTTCGGCGTGCTGGTACGTTATTTTATTAACGGACAACTCAACGCCCAACTGAATGTGGTGGTCAATGCCTGAGCGCTGTAAGTGAGCACCCACCACCCGTAGATTTTGCATAACGACTTCTGGCAATGCCAGCCACTGGGAGAAGCTTAACTGCGATTCCAGCACAATCTCGGCAATGTGGTGAACCGAAGTCTCACCTTGTTGTTCATACAATCGCCAGACCAAGTCATGTGGCGCCAACTCCCCGTAGTTTGAATCGAACCCACCGAGTGCCAGGTAACTCTCGCGCTGGAAGGCCACACACCGCCCGATATACGGATAGCTGCGCAGAAAGTCGAGGTTGAAGTCAGGCTTGAATACCGGCTCTGCCGACTCTCCATCACGCAATGCACCTTCGTCAGTGTAAAAACAGCGTGCGGTGTCGTTATTGACGATACGGTCCGCCAACATCAACAGCGCCGACTCGACCAGGCGGTCACCCGCACGCAGCATATAGAACCATTCGGCACCGTCGAGTTGCGCCAGCAGCTCATCGATTTGCGCTATCCAATCGTCCTGCAGCGGCAACGTGCAGACCTTCCCCTCCAAGGCGGTTTCTGTGCAGCTCGCGGATAAAACCAACACCAAATCCGCTGCATAAAGCTGCGTGGCAATACTCTGTAGGGTCATGGCAAGACCGGCACGACTGCCTTTCTCGTCAACGATGATCGGGACGATTTTAGGTCTCTGCTGCCAATGCGTCAGCGTGATCGGTAGCAACTGTCGCTGCCCTACCGATATGGATTTATACGCCAGCCATTCCGCATAGAACTCAGCGAAGCTTTCACTGTAACTACCAACCTTTCCTTGCATGCTGCCCTGTCGCGTGCCCAGGGAACGCATGGTGGCGTGCTCATGCCACGTAATTGGCACTTCATTGGCCGCCGTCAATGGCACATAACGAACATAGCCTTGGGCCGGAGGTAACTCGCCGCCACGGGCCTCTAAAAATTCTATTGCCAGTGGAATCTCGTCCGCCATGGCATCAATCATTAATTGCTGGCGGCTCAACCGATCGTTATGAAGCCGCTCAATAATGAGCACACTTGTAAGGGCGACCATGTTGCCGCGGCGCATCAAACAGCTGTACAGCATCAGATCGAGCAAAGCGACGAACTGGTTACCTTCGGCCAATGTCGGCAGGTATTCCTGCACGACCGAGCTGCGCATCAACGCACTGCTCAAGCCACCAAGGAAGTTGTTCGGGAAATGCTGGAGCACACCAAGCACGTCCTCGCCGTTAAACAGGCTATCGACGTGAGAAAGCGGAATATTACCAATGCGATCCGGCAATTGAACGTCATCCGCGTCCCAAAAATAACGCTGACCCAACACCAAATTAATATTTTTGTAGCCGGTGAAACCCTTCATCTGCGATTCAAGACACAGCGGAAACAACTGATCGTCATCGCATAGAAACTTGATGAACTCACCCGTGGCTTCACTCAGGCATTTAAGCAAGTTAGCGGCAAAACCCAGGCGTTGCGGGTTTTTGATATAACGAACCGGCACAGTGCTGAATCCAGAGAACGAGTCAACCACCACCTTAATCCCATCCGTGCGGCAATCGTCACAAATCACAACCTCGTAATTCGAGTACGTTTGATTCAATGCACTGTGCAATGTCCGCTGAAAAAACCGTGGGTTATAGGCGGGAATCACAATACTGACGAGGGGAAGTGGTTTCACGGCGAGAACTCATAAGCGGCGGGCGCCGCACTTGATCAGCGAGCGCCCTGAACCAATGGATAATGATGACCTGCCTAGTAGCCGGTCGTTACGTTGAGCGAGCGTTTAGACCTTGTTGAACAGACCCAACTGAGAGATTTTGCTGAAGGCCAATTGCGCTGCCGACAACATAGTGGTCTGCAAGGTCAAACGGGTGATAGCCTCAACCGGATCCGAATCACGAATCGCGCCTTGGGCGATTGTGTTGCCTATAACCAAGGTGTCATTGGTAGAACTTTGGTTTGTTAGAATTTTTTGCCGCGCGCCGGAGTTACTGACGGCACTTGATAGCAATGTGTTGGCTGTCGCCAAGTTACCAATGGCCGAGTCCATTGACGCGCTCAGCTTTTGCTGAGCAATGGGGTTGCCGTCGGATGGGACGGCCAATGCAGCCGCCGCAGCCACCAAGGTGTTCAGGATGTTTTGCGATTGATGGGTATTGGCCTGAACCGAAAAAGTGTCAGACGCCGCCGGAGCACCGCTGAGGTTGAAGGTAATCCCGGACGCCGTGGCCGTGATAGTGGTAACAGGCGGCGAACCTGCGCTGGTCGAAGTGACGGTGCCACTTGAAACAGCCTTGCTAGTGCCGGTCATGGGTGCGGCATACAAATCGAATTGGGTGGCGCTGGTGAATTTGAGGACCGCTCCGCCAGGTGGAAAGCTGCTGTTATAAGCGCTGGCGCTGGTCTGAGTCGCACTGGTGATGACTGAAGTCGAGGTGTTGCCAGGGCTGCGTGGTTGTCCGCCGCGCTCAGGTTGGCGTTGAGATTAATTTCAAGCCCACGAAAACCGATGCTTTGGGTGGCCGAACTCGTGGAGCTAAACATACCGTTTCCGCTGGTTTCCGACGTGACGTCGAGGCCAGCACTATCGGCGACGGTGTACTGCGTACTACTAAGGAAGCTGATTTTGTATGGCTGACCACTCGTAAACGCCGAATTGAAAGTCACACTGTTCGTCACCTGACCGGCAGACAGGTTCAACCGACCGTCGTCTGGCGTAGGTGACGTCAAAGTGGTGGCTGTACGGACGGTATTAGTCGCCTGTTCGAATGCCGCCCAACCGGTGGTGTTGGTAGTAATCGACAAGTTGTCGCCGATCGGCACGCTATTGGAGGTTTGGTCGCCGTGGTAACTATAAGTACCGTCTGCGTTTTGGGAATAGGGCGGCGTCGGTGACTTTGAACCAGAAAATATGTACTGCCCGTTGGCATCCTGGCTGTTCATCAATGACAAGACCTGTGCCTGGATCTGGGTCAGCTCTTCGGAGTTAGCCTTGCGGTCGTCGTTGGTATACGTGCCATTAGCACCTGACAGGACCAACTCTTGTGCCCTCGCCACTGCAGTTTGAATGCCTTCCATTGCTGATTGCGACTGAACCATTGTCGCGTTGGCCGCCGTCATGTTGGACGTATACTGACCGAGCAACGAACTCTGTTGACCCAGTTGAAGTAAGCGTGTCGCCCCCGCCGGATCATCAGCGGCCGTATTGAGCTTTACTTGGCTGCTGACTTCCTGGCCAGTGGTAAGCGTGTTGCTGTAGATGCGCTGATAGTTAGCCGCACTCGCGTCGTAAAACTGACCAGTAGAAATACGCATGATGTGTACGACCCCTTAGAGAGCATTGATCAAAGTGGTAAACATCGCTTGTGCAGTCTTGATGATCTGCGAGGAGGCGGTGTAGTACTGTTGATACTTGACCAGGTTGGCTGTTTCTTCATCAAGGTTGACACCCGAGACCGAGTTCCGAGCAGATTTGGCTTGGGTAACGATGGCCGTGGTTGCAGCGCTGTCGCTTTTGGCTTGGGCCGCTTGGGCCCCTACCGCTCCTACCAACTTGCCGTAGGCGTCAGAAAGACTGACGCCGGGGGCGGAACCCGAGACCCCAATCGTCGGCGTCGACTGCAAGGCCGCGGTCGCTGACGCGTTACGGTTATCGGAAGACCCAGCGGCCGTCATCGACAGGCTGTAGCTGTCATTGGCAGCGGGTGTACCAGAAATTGTCATTTGAACGGTGAACGTCTTTTGCACCGGGGGTGGGGCAGTCGTGTTGATCGGATTGCCGCTGGCATCGATCATCGGTACCGTTAGATTCAAAGTATTGGATTGCCCTGGGACGATGGAGCCGGTGCCAATCGAAGTGCCTTGGGCGTTGAACATCGTGTAATTCTGAGAACCACTGGCGACGGCACCGAAGACTAACTTGATCGGCGTAGAGTTGGTGATACCTGTGCGCAGATCGGCGCTGCTTGCGGCGTCGTAGATATTCAGCTGAGTGGTCAAGGTCGGTTGTTGCGAAATCGTTGTGCTGCCTTTGTTGCTGGCGCCCGCCGAAGCCGACAATGGCGCGGCGGCGGCTAGAGCCTGGGGATCGGTCATGGTCGTGCTAATGCCGGAGGCGGCATTGCGCGTTGGCGTCACCTTGAAGCTGTCGCCCGCGCTAAACGCCCCGCCGTTTTGCGCGATGGAAAAACCATCGACAACAAGCGCCGGTTTGGTAGCCAGATCAGAGGAGCCCATAACTTTGCCGTCCGATAGACGTTTAACGTCGTAAGCGGTGGCGCTGGTAAAAGTGACCTGATAGTCGTTGGCCGTAATTTTGCTAGTGTCGGAAATGGTCACATCGAGGTTGCCCGACGGGGCGCTGTTACCCGACGAGGCGATACTGCGCTGGCTGATCTGGGCTGCACTGTTAATGCTGCTAAACAAATTCGAACCAAAGGCGCCGTTAAGGTCCAGGCCCTGATTCAATTGACTGTTGACCTTATCGGAAACCGACAACGCAACACGCCCCAACTCATTCATGGCGGGTGCCAATACGTCACTGCGATAGCGCAACAGGCCGCCAATGCTGCCACCGCTCACTACCGAGGTCACGTCTGATTTACTTTGCCCGTAGCTTACCGACAAGCTGTACTGGGTTGGATCGGTACTACTTGGTCCTGCTGACAAGGTATTGACACTGGTGCCACTGACGAGAGATTGGCCGGTGCCGATAGTGATGTCATAGCTGCCATTGTTGTCGATAACTTTTGCGCCCACCAACGTGTTGAGTTGACGCACAGCTTCGTTGCGCGAATCAAGCATGGCATTAGGGGTCGAGCCAGTGGCTGATGCTTGGGTAATCTGCTTGTTCAATTGAGCAATAGACGCCGACAACGTGTTGACCTGAGTCGCGAGGGTAGTCAATTGGCTGTTGATGTCGGTGTTCTGACTGCCCAGCTGCGATGAAATCGAATTAAAGCGGCTGCTTAGAGAACCTGACGTGGTCAGCAATTGCGAGCGCGCCCCCGCATCGGTGGGGTTGGTCGAGACGGCTTGAAGCTGCGTGAAGAAGGTCTTCAATACACTGGAAACGCCCGTACTGACGCCCGATAGCAGCGTATCGGTAGAACTGACTTGCCCAAGAAAGGCCGTGGTTTCCGAATCCAGGGCAGTACTGCTTTGCAATTGGCTGTCGAGGTAACTGTTATAGATTCGGCGAACGTCCATCAGCGTGGTGCCGGTACCGATGTAGCCGAAACCGAGATTCTGCGGTGATGAAGCACCCGTAATAACCTGCTGACGCGAGTACCCGGCGGTATCAACGTTGGCCATGTTGTTACTGATGGTGTTAAGCGCTGCAGAGTTTGCAGTCAGCCCCGAAAGCCCAATTGAAATCAGTGACATGGTTCAAGCCTTATAAAGTCGTGGAAGAGCTCGCGGCGGCGTAGTTCTGGTAACTCTTCATCTGCTTGGCGATTTGCGAAATCTTGCTGGCGTAGTCCGGATCCGTGGCATAGCCGGCCTTCTGCAGCTCTTTCACAAACTGTTCAGGGTTATCGGCAGATTTCAGCACACCTTGATAGCGATTATTGTTCTGCAACACCGTCACCAAATCGTGGAAGCTGTCTGCATAAGAACCGTATGAACGGAAGTCCGCGGTCTCCTTGATCATCTGCCCGTCACGAAACTCGCTGGTGATCGCTCGCGCTTCTGGACCCTGCCAACCACCTTGGGCCTTGATGCCGAATAAGTTGTGGCTGTTACTGCCGTCCTGCTGACGCATGATTGATTTACCCCAGCCCGTTTCCAGCGCAGCCTGTGCAACCAGAACCGTAGGATCGACACCGATACGCGCGGCGGCGTCCTTGGCCAACGGCAACATGGTGGCGACGAAAGCATCTTGGCTGGCAAAGGTTTTGCTGCTGGGTGCCAGAGGTGGCTGGGCCATCGAGCGACCCAAAATCTGCATCGCGCTCCCGGACGTCGTAAGCGCTGGGTTTTGAGTCCAATCACCATTGCTGAAGTAGGCGGCACCGCTGCGCACCACTGCAGTCGTAGAACCGCTAATCGCACTGCCCGCTCCTGCTTGGCTGAGGGCCGCCGAGGTTGTCGGAACAATGCCAGCCAGCAGGCGATCGGCAAGGCTGCTGGGCAATGCCAGTCGACGGGCATTGAGCTTTGCAACGTCGTTATGCGGGCTCGCGCTGGAGGAGGCCGAAGCTGCCGCCAATCGGTGATCCGCCGCCACCGAGCGCGTCGCCCACAATGGTCGTTGAGTAATTTTCAGCGCCAGACCAGTGACGTTGACAGCGTCAGCATCCGAATCGGTCTTGTCAGCCAAAATGCTCACATCGGGATGAAGCAGGTTCGAGCGTTTCAAGTCGGTATGTTTGCCCGCCAATGCCGTCAGATTGCCAACGGTGTTCGATGGGGCTGTTTCAGAATCCTTGATTTTTGACAACTGCCTCATCAACACGTCTTGCAGACCAATGCCACCGCCCTGCCGGGACATGGTGACCGACAGTTGTTGGTCGTACATTTCTTGGTACTGACGCATTTCCGAGGTATTCATCGGATTGTCTTTGGCCAGCACCTGATTGGCCGAGCGCATGGACTTGAGCATCTGGCTGACGAACAGCGCCTCAAACTCCTGAGCCACTTTTTTCAGGTTACTGGTACTGTCGCGATCACCGGTTTTTAGGGCATTCAGGCGATTAAGGTCAGAGTAAGCACCCGAATCGCTGGCGGTGGGCGCTGCACTGATGGGCAAGTCCATGCGAAGCTCCTTAAATTACAATCAGATCGGCCTGAAGCGCGCCGGCCTGTTTTAACGCTTCAAGAATGGCCATCAAGTCACCCGGGGCAGCACCCACTTGGTTAACCGCGCGGACGATTTCATCCAGCGTTGTGCCCGGACCGAACTTGAACATTGGGTGCAGCTCTTGAGCGGCATTAAGTCGAGATCGGGGGACTACCGCCGTCTGCCCACCGGACAACGCGCCAGGCTGACTGACGATCGGATCTTCAGTAATGGTGACTGTCAAGCTGCCATGGGTAACTGCCGCAGGCGAAACCCGGACGTTCTGACCGATCACGATAGTGCCGGTACGCGAGTTGATGATGACTTTGGCCGAGGCTTGGCCTGGATCGACTTCCAGGTTTTCCAGCACCGACAAGTATTCAACACGCTGGCTCGGGTCCATGGGGGCTGTCACTCGCACCGAACCGCCGTCGAGAGCTTGTGCTACGCCAGGGCCGAGCATGTCGTTGATCTTGTCGACCACCCGCTTGGCTGTGGTGAAGTCAGAACGGTTGAGGTTGAAAGTCAGGCTGTTACCCTGATTGAATCCGCTTGGCACTGACCGCTCGACCGAGGCACCGCCTGGGATACGGCCGGCAGACGGGACATTGACTGTGATCTTCGAGCCGTCGCGACCTTCGGCGTCAAAACCACCCACCACCAGGTTGCCTTGGGCAATCGCATAGACATTGCCATCGACACCTTTCATCGGTGTCATCAGGAGGCTGCCGCCACGTAAGCTTTTCGAGTTACCTATGGACGACACCGTAATGTCGACCATTTGACCGGGCTTGGCGAACGCTGGCAAATCTGCATACACGGCCACCGCTGCAACGTTCTTCAGCTGCACGGTACCGGCCCCCGCAGGAACCTTGATGCCAAACTGAGCCAGCATGTTGTTGAAAGTTTGCAAGGTAAAGGGGGTCTGGGTGGTCTGATCGCCAGTGCCGTTGAGGCCAACCACCAAGCCGTAACCGATCAGTTGGTTAGTCCGCACCCCGGAAATACTGGCGATATCCTTCAAACGCTCGGCTTGTACGCCAAAGGTGGTGCACGAAAGCAGGACCGCCACCCATAAATGTTTGAAATTGCTCATGTCTATCCCGCTATTAGAAAGGGAACAACGGGCTGAGGAAGAAACGATCAAACCACCCCGGCTGACTGGAATCGGCAAATGAACCGGTTCCTGAATATGTGATACGTGCATCCGCAACGCGTGTAGACGACACGGTGTTGTCGGTGGCAATGTCATCGGCGCGGATCAGCCCGGCAATTCGTACCAATTCGTCACCGGTGTTAAGGGTCATCCACTTTTCCCCCCGTACCGCGAGAATGCCGTTGGGCAACACTTCAGCCACCGTCACTGTGACCGAGCCGGTCAAGCTGTTGCTCTGCGCTGCTTTACCGTCGCCTTTAGTTGTACGTGCGCCGTTGTAACCGACGTTCAGGCTCAGATCGGTGTCGCCCACAGGGTTACTAGTGCTCAAGCCCCCACCAAATAATGACGTCAGGCCAATGCTGTTACTGCTGTTTTTTGTGATGCCATTACTGGCCGCTTTACTGGCCGCCGTCCTCTCGGAAAGCGTAATAGTAATGATGTCTCCAATCCGATAAGCCTTGCGGTCGTCGTAGAGGTTTTGCTCAAAACCGGCTTGGTATATCGAGCCGTTATTCGCTGCCGCCGGCAGAGGCGTTCGCGGCAGAACCGGTGCGTAGAAAGGATCATTGGGCTTAGCCACTGGAGCAACACAGCCAGCCACCAATGCGGTTGCGCAAAACGGGGCTACCCACAGAGCAAGCAGTCGGGCAAGTCGTAGTAAAGATAGCCGTTTCATGACACGGTAAACCTCGCGGTGTAACAGGTACTTATCAGGCACCCCTTCCAGGTGATCAAGCAGCATGACAGGCTGAATTGGCGCATCAGGCTTTTACAGATTTTGCGCAATGTGTTGCAGCATCTGGTCGGCAGTGGAGATCACTTTGGAGTTCATTTCATAAGCGCGCTGCGTGGTGATCATATTGACCATCTCCTCAACGGTGCTTACGTTCGACGCT
The nucleotide sequence above comes from Pseudomonas sp. AB6. Encoded proteins:
- the flgK gene encoding flagellar hook-associated protein FlgK, with translation MSLISIGLSGLTANSAALNTISNNMANVDTAGYSRQQVITGASSPQNLGFGYIGTGTTLMDVRRIYNSYLDSQLQSSTALDSETTAFLGQVSSTDTLLSGVSTGVSSVLKTFFTQLQAVSTNPTDAGARSQLLTTSGSLSSRFNSISSQLGSQNTDINSQLTTLATQVNTLSASIAQLNKQITQASATGSTPNAMLDSRNEAVRQLNTLVGAKVIDNNGSYDITIGTGQSLVSGTSVNTLSAGPSSTDPTQYSLSVSYGQSKSDVTSVVSGGSIGGLLRYRSDVLAPAMNELGRVALSVSDKVNSQLNQGLDLNGAFGSNLFSSINSAAQISQRSIASSGNSAPSGNLDVTISDTSKITANDYQVTFTSATAYDVKRLSDGKVMGSSDLATKPALVVDGFSIAQNGGAFSAGDSFKVTPTRNAASGISTTMTDPQALAAAAPLSASAGASNKGSTTISQQPTLTTQLNIYDAASSADLRTGITNSTPIKLVFGAVASGSQNYTMFNAQGTSIGTGSIVPGQSNTLNLTVPMIDASGNPINTTAPPPVQKTFTVQMTISGTPAANDSYSLSMTAAGSSDNRNASATAALQSTPTIGVSGSAPGVSLSDAYGKLVGAVGAQAAQAKSDSAATTAIVTQAKSARNSVSGVNLDEETANLVKYQQYYTASSQIIKTAQAMFTTLINAL
- the flgH gene encoding flagellar basal body L-ring protein FlgH, with translation MKRLSLLRLARLLALWVAPFCATALVAGCVAPVAKPNDPFYAPVLPRTPLPAAANNGSIYQAGFEQNLYDDRKAYRIGDIITITLSERTAASKAASNGITKNSSNSIGLTSLFGGGLSTSNPVGDTDLSLNVGYNGARTTKGDGKAAQSNSLTGSVTVTVAEVLPNGILAVRGEKWMTLNTGDELVRIAGLIRADDIATDNTVSSTRVADARITYSGTGSFADSSQPGWFDRFFLSPLFPF
- a CDS encoding glycosyltransferase yields the protein MKPLPLVSIVIPAYNPRFFQRTLHSALNQTYSNYEVVICDDCRTDGIKVVVDSFSGFSTVPVRYIKNPQRLGFAANLLKCLSEATGEFIKFLCDDDQLFPLCLESQMKGFTGYKNINLVLGQRYFWDADDVQLPDRIGNIPLSHVDSLFNGEDVLGVLQHFPNNFLGGLSSALMRSSVVQEYLPTLAEGNQFVALLDLMLYSCLMRRGNMVALTSVLIIERLHNDRLSRQQLMIDAMADEIPLAIEFLEARGGELPPAQGYVRYVPLTAANEVPITWHEHATMRSLGTRQGSMQGKVGSYSESFAEFYAEWLAYKSISVGQRQLLPITLTHWQQRPKIVPIIVDEKGSRAGLAMTLQSIATQLYAADLVLVLSASCTETALEGKVCTLPLQDDWIAQIDELLAQLDGAEWFYMLRAGDRLVESALLMLADRIVNNDTARCFYTDEGALRDGESAEPVFKPDFNLDFLRSYPYIGRCVAFQRESYLALGGFDSNYGELAPHDLVWRLYEQQGETSVHHIAEIVLESQLSFSQWLALPEVVMQNLRVVGAHLQRSGIDHHIQLGVELSVNKITYQHAERPLVSIIILHKDQLFALQRCIETLLEKTAYTHFEVLIVDNGSVSTEAREWLSGMAKMSSGTLRILDHPEAACVPTLRNFGAVHARGEYLLILNTYTVITQPEWLDGLLSHAQRPEVGIVGPKVFNPQGLVLQAGIILGLDGTAGYQFYGENMNANGYMHRLQIPQNLSAVGSDCLMVRRDVFESIGGLDDTEYSQIFDEIDLCLRVREAGYLVVWTPEVQLALGSRRGANPTQAQFDRRELEQATFLDRRLALVAYDPAYNPNFSMNGSSYRLEPGLRTGWSPFTSSSLPELLILPINSSAVGHYRMSEPFLGLEATGRVVGQISYEWPTLVEIERRSPDVAVFQGRYFHGGILQIASMKTHFNTRRIYELDDNVIEVPAKNGHMRNAPSAADMTEVLRRGIVNCDRVVVSTAALGDVLSSMHSDIRVVPNMLAPRLWSNLRGNRRTSKKPRIGWGGGTSHTGDLEIIAEVIRELADEVEWVFFGMCPKELRPYLHEFHPIVGMDQYPAKLASLNLDLALAPLEFHIFNDCKSNLRLLEYGACGFPVICTNTQAYQGYMPCTRIITNTTDEWLQAIRMHLSDPDASYRMGDDLREVVLRDYMLRGDNLQQWVNGWIAD
- the flgJ gene encoding flagellar assembly peptidoglycan hydrolase FlgJ; the protein is MDLPISAAPTASDSGAYSDLNRLNALKTGDRDSTSNLKKVAQEFEALFVSQMLKSMRSANQVLAKDNPMNTSEMRQYQEMYDQQLSVTMSRQGGGIGLQDVLMRQLSKIKDSETAPSNTVGNLTALAGKHTDLKRSNLLHPDVSILADKTDSDADAVNVTGLALKITQRPLWATRSVAADHRLAAASASSSASPHNDVAKLNARRLALPSSLADRLLAGIVPTTSAALSQAGAGSAISGSTTAVVRSGAAYFSNGDWTQNPALTTSGSAMQILGRSMAQPPLAPSSKTFASQDAFVATMLPLAKDAAARIGVDPTVLVAQAALETGWGKSIMRQQDGSNSHNLFGIKAQGGWQGPEARAITSEFRDGQMIKETADFRSYGSYADSFHDLVTVLQNNNRYQGVLKSADNPEQFVKELQKAGYATDPDYASKISQIAKQMKSYQNYAAASSSTTL
- a CDS encoding flagellar basal body P-ring protein FlgI gives rise to the protein MSNFKHLWVAVLLSCTTFGVQAERLKDIASISGVRTNQLIGYGLVVGLNGTGDQTTQTPFTLQTFNNMLAQFGIKVPAGAGTVQLKNVAAVAVYADLPAFAKPGQMVDITVSSIGNSKSLRGGSLLMTPMKGVDGNVYAIAQGNLVVGGFDAEGRDGSKITVNVPSAGRIPGGASVERSVPSGFNQGNSLTFNLNRSDFTTAKRVVDKINDMLGPGVAQALDGGSVRVTAPMDPSQRVEYLSVLENLEVDPGQASAKVIINSRTGTIVIGQNVRVSPAAVTHGSLTVTITEDPIVSQPGALSGGQTAVVPRSRLNAAQELHPMFKFGPGTTLDEIVRAVNQVGAAPGDLMAILEALKQAGALQADLIVI